In one window of Desulforhabdus amnigena DNA:
- a CDS encoding dihydroorotase, producing MEWGKAANFLFRQGRVIDPQQGKDTIADVLILEGRLAEIRPQIQVSRDRTSELQEYDMTGKWIVPGLIDMHVHLREPGEEYKETIASGTQAAVAGGYVAVACMPNTQPVNDSAAVTEFILERAREEGACHVFPVGAITKGLKGENLSEIGELRASGAVAVSDDGRPVMNSLMMRRALEYARIFDMPVISHAEDIHLSQGGLMNEGATSTLLGLRGIPGAAEEVMIARDLILAELTRSRVHIAHVSTSGSVRLIRDAKARGVPVTAETAPHYFTLTDEELMTFDPLFKVNPPIRRAEDVAAIKEGLRDGTLDAVATDHAPHSVLEKDTEFEFAANGMIGLESALPLILSLVREGILAPTEAIAKVTCNPARILGAPLGTLQTDTLTDLTVIDPEQTYTLDVNEFHSKSRNCPFHGRRMQGRALMTIVRGKVAFSRMSQ from the coding sequence ATGGAGTGGGGGAAAGCCGCAAATTTTCTTTTCCGCCAGGGTCGGGTCATCGATCCGCAGCAGGGAAAAGATACCATTGCAGATGTTCTGATATTGGAAGGACGGTTGGCTGAAATCCGACCGCAAATCCAGGTATCTCGAGATCGTACTTCTGAACTCCAGGAATACGACATGACCGGCAAATGGATTGTTCCCGGCCTGATCGACATGCATGTACATTTGCGTGAACCGGGTGAAGAATACAAGGAAACCATCGCTTCGGGAACTCAGGCGGCGGTGGCGGGTGGCTATGTTGCAGTGGCGTGTATGCCCAATACACAGCCCGTGAACGATTCTGCAGCGGTGACGGAGTTCATTTTAGAACGGGCCAGGGAGGAAGGGGCTTGCCATGTTTTTCCGGTAGGAGCCATCACCAAAGGCCTCAAAGGGGAAAACCTTTCCGAAATTGGGGAACTGCGGGCATCGGGAGCGGTGGCCGTATCGGATGACGGCCGCCCCGTCATGAACAGCCTCATGATGCGAAGGGCACTGGAATACGCTCGCATTTTCGATATGCCTGTAATCAGCCACGCAGAAGATATCCATCTCTCTCAGGGCGGCCTCATGAACGAAGGGGCGACATCCACCCTTCTGGGACTTCGCGGCATTCCCGGTGCGGCGGAAGAAGTGATGATCGCCAGGGATTTGATCCTAGCCGAACTCACTCGAAGCAGGGTCCATATCGCCCACGTGAGCACCTCCGGTTCGGTGCGACTTATCCGCGACGCCAAAGCGCGGGGAGTTCCGGTCACTGCAGAGACGGCTCCGCACTATTTCACTCTCACGGACGAAGAGCTCATGACCTTCGATCCCCTCTTCAAGGTCAATCCCCCCATTCGAAGAGCCGAAGACGTGGCGGCCATCAAGGAGGGTTTGCGCGACGGCACCCTCGACGCCGTCGCCACGGACCATGCCCCCCACAGTGTTCTCGAAAAGGATACGGAATTTGAATTTGCAGCCAATGGAATGATTGGGTTGGAATCCGCCCTTCCCCTCATTTTGAGCCTGGTTCGGGAGGGAATATTGGCTCCAACCGAGGCCATAGCCAAAGTCACCTGCAACCCCGCCCGTATTCTGGGAGCGCCCCTGGGAACGCTGCAAACAGATACATTGACCGATCTTACCGTTATCGATCCTGAACAAACCTACACGTTGGATGTAAACGAGTTCCACTCCAAAAGCCGCAACTGCCCCTTTCACGGCCGCCGGATGCAGGGGCGGGCCCTGATGACGATTGTGAGAGGAAAAGTTGCCTTTTCCAGAATGAGCCAATGA
- a CDS encoding AEC family transporter — MFNVLINTILPIFSIIFLGYFLKIKEIIGSDYSRTANQIVFNVAIPAMLLSEIAQAPFRANFNLRAVICTLGALCAVVLISLALLHLLKVPDSRKGTFLHSSFHGNIGYMSYAIAYYALGSDHFPRMAILSSFIMLGQNLLAVWALTTFNTEPRREAQGHQLLKHMLRNPIIVTVLLGITYSAMGFSIPHPFQKGLDILAGMAFPTALLLIGASLSFGSFRLMVREIMGIGMMKLICLPLLGYAFMVLAQVPQPLILPGIILLAAPPATITYIMAMELGGHPELAATSISIFTLLSAFTYSVILAILAA; from the coding sequence ATGTTCAATGTTTTAATCAATACCATCCTTCCGATTTTCAGTATCATATTTCTTGGATACTTCCTGAAGATTAAAGAAATCATAGGTTCCGACTATTCCAGGACGGCCAATCAGATCGTCTTTAATGTGGCAATTCCCGCGATGCTTTTGAGCGAGATTGCACAGGCGCCTTTCCGCGCAAATTTCAATCTGAGAGCGGTGATATGTACTCTGGGAGCCCTTTGCGCCGTAGTGCTGATCAGCCTGGCACTCCTGCATCTGCTGAAGGTTCCTGACAGCAGGAAGGGCACCTTTCTTCACAGCAGTTTCCATGGAAACATTGGATATATGTCTTATGCCATCGCATATTATGCGCTTGGATCGGACCACTTTCCCAGGATGGCCATTTTGAGCAGTTTCATCATGTTGGGGCAAAACCTTCTCGCGGTTTGGGCCCTCACTACTTTCAATACGGAACCCCGCCGGGAAGCCCAGGGGCACCAACTTTTGAAGCACATGCTCCGCAATCCCATCATCGTGACGGTACTGCTCGGCATAACCTATTCGGCAATGGGCTTTTCTATCCCCCACCCCTTCCAAAAGGGGCTGGACATCCTTGCCGGCATGGCTTTCCCCACAGCCCTGTTACTCATCGGGGCCAGCCTTTCCTTTGGGAGTTTTCGGCTGATGGTACGGGAAATTATGGGCATCGGCATGATGAAGCTGATTTGTCTGCCCCTGTTGGGCTATGCCTTCATGGTCTTGGCTCAGGTTCCCCAACCGCTCATCCTGCCCGGCATCATTTTACTGGCAGCGCCACCCGCGACCATTACCTACATCATGGCCATGGAACTCGGAGGGCATCCCGAACTGGCCGCCACCAGCATTTCCATTTTCACCCTGCTCTCCGCTTTTACATACAGTGTCATCCTTGCCATATTGGCAGCGTAA
- a CDS encoding amidohydrolase family protein: protein MRIDVHTHIFPPDIVRDRARFFEGEPIFKLLYDSPKAKLAGAESLLETMDRDGIDHAVVFGFPWQEMELAVRHNNYVLEMTAKYGSRLIPLGCFNPLDERGDQEAERCFRSGARGLGELAIYGACKADSALKCFEPLIECCRSHAGIMLVHANEPVGHSYPGKAPLGLDFYYSLAKLAAGTPLILAHWGGGLCFYELLKREAQDVLSQVYYDTAASPFLYDPKIYPHMSRVLRKGKILFGSDYPLLAPRRYFKEMAETDLSAAETADISGKNAAHLFGIPTRG, encoded by the coding sequence ATGCGAATCGACGTCCATACCCATATTTTCCCCCCGGATATCGTGCGGGATCGCGCTCGGTTTTTTGAAGGCGAACCCATCTTCAAGCTTCTTTACGATTCACCCAAGGCCAAGCTGGCAGGCGCAGAATCTCTTCTCGAGACAATGGATAGAGATGGAATCGACCATGCGGTTGTCTTTGGTTTTCCATGGCAGGAAATGGAACTGGCCGTTCGGCACAACAATTATGTCCTGGAAATGACGGCAAAGTACGGATCCCGCCTCATCCCACTGGGATGCTTCAATCCACTGGACGAGAGGGGAGACCAGGAAGCCGAAAGATGTTTCAGGTCGGGAGCCAGAGGATTGGGTGAACTGGCCATATACGGTGCATGCAAAGCGGATTCGGCGCTGAAATGTTTTGAGCCTTTGATCGAATGTTGCAGGTCTCATGCCGGGATCATGCTCGTGCACGCCAATGAACCCGTCGGGCACAGTTATCCCGGCAAGGCGCCTCTCGGATTGGATTTCTACTATTCCCTTGCAAAACTGGCGGCCGGAACACCTCTCATATTGGCTCACTGGGGAGGGGGCTTGTGTTTCTACGAATTGCTGAAACGGGAAGCGCAAGACGTTTTGTCGCAGGTCTACTACGATACCGCTGCCTCCCCCTTTCTCTACGACCCGAAGATATACCCACACATGTCAAGGGTACTGCGCAAAGGCAAAATTCTCTTTGGGAGCGACTATCCCCTCCTCGCTCCTCGGCGCTATTTCAAGGAAATGGCAGAAACCGATCTCTCGGCGGCCGAAACAGCTGATATATCGGGCAAGAACGCAGCGCATCTTTTCGGTATTCCGACGCGCGGGTGA
- the greA gene encoding transcription elongation factor GreA, which yields MQRVPITKDGYERLKIELQRLQKEERPAVIKAIEEARGHGDLSENAEYEAAKEKQSLIEGRIQDLCEKLGHCEIIEGAESENGRAIFGSKVVMEDLETGEVTTYTLVGPYEADVQAGTISVTSPLGKALIGKEEGDEVRVQTPKGIRNLEILEVQN from the coding sequence ATGCAAAGAGTGCCAATCACCAAAGATGGTTATGAACGGTTGAAAATCGAGTTGCAGCGCTTGCAGAAGGAAGAACGGCCGGCTGTGATCAAAGCCATTGAAGAGGCTCGTGGTCATGGGGATCTCTCGGAAAACGCGGAATATGAAGCTGCCAAGGAAAAACAGTCACTGATCGAAGGACGCATTCAGGACCTCTGTGAAAAGCTGGGGCATTGTGAAATCATCGAAGGGGCGGAATCGGAGAACGGCAGGGCTATATTCGGGTCCAAAGTGGTGATGGAAGACCTCGAAACGGGTGAGGTCACTACCTACACGCTCGTGGGGCCTTATGAAGCAGACGTGCAGGCTGGAACGATTTCCGTGACATCACCTCTGGGAAAAGCCCTGATCGGGAAGGAAGAAGGAGATGAAGTTCGGGTGCAGACTCCAAAAGGAATTCGCAATCTCGAAATCCTTGAAGTGCAGAACTGA
- a CDS encoding sigma-54-dependent transcriptional regulator produces MNASPFQSAKILVVDDERSMREFLDIMLQKEGYQVRCAGSGKEALEAIQEEPFDLLITDIRMKPVNGLEVLKKCRLLSPQTVVIIISAYASAETAVAAMKEGAYDYLPKPFNIDEMRSVIVHALRSKEGEEKLQDAQEGPFYFGCLIGESPPMRRVYELIKRVAATSSNVLLTGESGTGKELVAKAIHRQSARRNKPFVAVNCGGVPEQLIESELFGYKKGAFTGAGTGHKGLVEAAEGGTLFLDEIGELSPTLQVKLLRLVQEKTIRLVGDTEDIAVDVRIISATNRNLEKMVIEGTFREDLYYRLNVLPIALPPLRERKEDISILAQHFLAKFREQFGKDIKKISSYALDILNHYDFPGNVRELEHIIERGVAMEASSIILPDSLTLSTYRKIQNDPLQAVPAELPKGINLDGYLAEIEKKLLQQALQQAHGVKFKAAELLGISFRSFRYRLLKYGLATEDE; encoded by the coding sequence ATGAATGCATCCCCTTTCCAAAGCGCAAAAATTTTAGTCGTCGACGATGAAAGGAGCATGCGGGAATTTCTCGATATCATGCTCCAAAAGGAAGGATATCAAGTTCGCTGTGCCGGCAGTGGCAAAGAAGCCCTGGAAGCCATCCAGGAAGAGCCTTTCGACTTGCTCATCACCGATATCCGCATGAAGCCCGTCAATGGCCTTGAAGTTCTCAAGAAGTGCAGGCTCCTTTCTCCCCAAACGGTCGTCATCATCATTTCAGCGTATGCCAGCGCCGAAACGGCGGTAGCCGCAATGAAGGAAGGCGCATACGATTACCTGCCGAAGCCCTTCAATATCGATGAAATGCGATCCGTCATCGTCCACGCACTGCGCAGTAAAGAGGGAGAAGAAAAGTTACAGGATGCTCAGGAAGGCCCTTTTTATTTCGGCTGCCTCATTGGAGAAAGCCCTCCCATGCGGAGGGTCTATGAACTTATCAAACGAGTGGCAGCCACGAGCAGCAACGTCCTGCTCACCGGAGAAAGCGGGACGGGGAAGGAACTGGTGGCCAAAGCAATCCACCGGCAAAGCGCACGCCGGAACAAGCCCTTCGTGGCCGTCAACTGCGGTGGAGTTCCCGAACAACTCATTGAGAGTGAACTGTTCGGTTACAAAAAAGGAGCCTTCACCGGCGCCGGTACCGGCCACAAAGGTTTAGTAGAAGCGGCTGAAGGCGGCACCCTTTTTCTGGATGAAATCGGCGAACTCTCTCCTACTCTCCAGGTCAAGCTGCTGCGCCTGGTGCAGGAAAAAACCATTCGGCTGGTGGGTGACACGGAAGACATTGCTGTTGACGTCCGAATCATTTCCGCCACCAACCGCAACCTGGAAAAAATGGTCATCGAAGGGACTTTTCGCGAAGATCTATACTACCGTCTCAATGTATTGCCCATTGCGCTTCCGCCTCTAAGGGAACGCAAGGAAGACATTTCGATTCTCGCCCAGCACTTCCTTGCGAAATTCCGGGAACAATTCGGAAAGGATATCAAGAAGATTTCCTCTTACGCTCTGGACATCCTCAACCATTACGATTTTCCGGGAAATGTGAGAGAATTGGAGCATATCATAGAGCGTGGCGTGGCTATGGAAGCGTCCAGCATCATTCTTCCCGACAGCCTCACTTTATCGACTTACAGGAAGATTCAGAATGATCCGCTCCAGGCAGTGCCGGCAGAACTTCCCAAGGGGATCAATCTGGACGGCTATCTCGCAGAAATCGAAAAGAAGCTCCTGCAGCAGGCTTTGCAGCAGGCCCACGGAGTAAAGTTCAAAGCGGCTGAACTCCTGGGCATCAGCTTCCGATCTTTCCGCTACCGCCTCCTCAAATATGGTTTGGCCACCGAAGACGAATAA
- the rpsT gene encoding 30S ribosomal protein S20, whose protein sequence is MANHKSAIKRAKQNEARRLRNRMRKTRMKNVIKEVQEAISSNSPEVIVERLREAISTIDKTASKGVIHKNNAARKISRLTRKINAILAEQKA, encoded by the coding sequence TTGGCCAACCACAAGTCAGCCATCAAGCGGGCAAAACAAAACGAAGCGAGGCGGTTGCGCAATCGTATGCGGAAGACCCGTATGAAAAACGTTATCAAGGAAGTGCAGGAAGCCATCTCTTCCAATTCCCCCGAGGTCATTGTAGAACGGCTCAGGGAAGCGATTTCCACCATCGATAAAACCGCCAGTAAAGGCGTGATCCATAAGAATAATGCCGCGCGCAAGATCTCTCGGCTGACGCGGAAAATCAACGCGATTCTGGCCGAGCAGAAAGCATAG
- a CDS encoding aspartate carbamoyltransferase catalytic subunit codes for MPFKRKDILGIRELEVHEIEHILEMAFSLKEINTRPIKKVPTLRGKTVIHLFYEPSTRTRTSFDIAAKRLSADTFSITASTSSMVKGETLLDTLKNLEAMKPDIFVIRHSASGAPHRLAHRTEASIINAGDGMHEHPSQALLDMMTIREQKGRLDGLNILIVGDIIHSRVARSDIWGLTKMGAEVTVCGPTTLLPPDISSMGAQVCLHPEEAIPDADVIIVLRLQKERQQQMLLPSLREYSIYYGINAAKLKRAKKDVIIMHPGPINRGVELSPDVADGPHSVIMNQVTNGVAVRMALLYLVSQK; via the coding sequence ATGCCATTTAAAAGAAAAGATATTCTAGGAATTCGAGAACTTGAAGTCCATGAAATAGAGCACATCCTGGAAATGGCTTTTTCACTGAAAGAAATCAATACGAGGCCTATCAAGAAAGTACCCACCCTTCGTGGGAAAACCGTCATTCATCTCTTCTACGAACCCAGCACACGAACCCGAACATCCTTTGACATAGCCGCCAAACGATTGAGCGCTGACACCTTCAGCATCACGGCATCTACCAGCTCCATGGTCAAGGGAGAGACCCTTCTGGACACCCTGAAAAATCTCGAAGCGATGAAACCCGACATATTTGTTATACGCCATTCAGCCTCGGGCGCTCCCCACCGATTGGCTCACAGAACAGAGGCCTCGATCATCAACGCTGGCGATGGCATGCACGAACACCCTTCCCAGGCATTGCTCGATATGATGACCATTCGAGAACAGAAAGGGCGTCTCGACGGGTTGAACATTCTTATCGTCGGAGACATCATTCACAGCCGTGTGGCGCGTTCAGACATCTGGGGACTCACCAAGATGGGAGCAGAGGTCACCGTTTGCGGCCCGACCACCCTGCTCCCTCCGGATATTTCCAGCATGGGTGCTCAAGTCTGTCTGCACCCCGAAGAGGCCATCCCCGACGCGGATGTCATCATCGTCCTTCGGCTCCAAAAGGAACGGCAGCAACAGATGCTCCTCCCCTCCCTTCGGGAGTATTCCATTTACTATGGCATCAATGCTGCAAAGCTCAAAAGAGCCAAGAAAGACGTCATCATCATGCATCCCGGCCCCATCAACAGAGGCGTGGAGCTCAGCCCGGATGTGGCGGACGGGCCTCACTCGGTGATTATGAATCAGGTGACCAATGGGGTTGCAGTGCGTATGGCACTGCTTTATCTCGTATCTCAGAAGTAG
- a CDS encoding inositol monophosphatase family protein, whose amino-acid sequence MIRAMEGVAHLAMEQAGALIREKMGKISSSDIHTKGISDYVTQVDMESERIITGIIEKHFPRHHIMAEETENDGMHEGFTWVIDPIDGTANFIHGFPFVAISIAVCENREPILGFVLDPVRNECFTARKGGGAFLNGHPIQMRSTEDLGETMIATGFPHRTRDIIDPYLEVFKRVFLQTSGIRRAGAAALDLAYLAAGRVDGFWEAGLKAWDIAAGALLVHEAGGIVTDFWGEENYLENGHIVGGSSLTHPFLLEQVKTFLVPALASRAGVKK is encoded by the coding sequence ATGATCCGTGCAATGGAGGGAGTAGCACACCTGGCGATGGAACAGGCGGGGGCGCTGATCAGAGAAAAAATGGGGAAGATTTCTTCGAGCGATATCCATACAAAAGGGATTTCCGATTATGTCACTCAAGTGGACATGGAGAGCGAGAGGATCATTACCGGGATCATAGAAAAACATTTTCCCCGGCATCACATCATGGCTGAGGAAACGGAAAATGACGGCATGCATGAAGGTTTCACGTGGGTGATCGATCCCATTGACGGAACGGCCAATTTCATCCACGGGTTTCCCTTCGTGGCCATTTCCATTGCGGTCTGTGAAAACAGGGAACCCATTCTGGGCTTCGTGCTGGACCCTGTGCGCAATGAATGTTTTACGGCAAGAAAAGGGGGAGGAGCATTCCTGAACGGTCATCCCATTCAAATGAGGAGTACGGAGGATCTGGGGGAAACAATGATTGCCACTGGGTTTCCTCACCGGACGCGGGATATCATCGACCCCTATCTCGAGGTCTTCAAACGGGTGTTTCTGCAAACGAGTGGCATAAGGCGCGCGGGGGCTGCGGCTTTGGATTTGGCTTATTTGGCTGCGGGACGTGTGGACGGCTTCTGGGAAGCCGGGCTCAAGGCATGGGACATCGCAGCGGGCGCATTGCTCGTGCATGAAGCGGGAGGCATCGTCACCGATTTCTGGGGGGAGGAAAACTATTTGGAAAACGGGCATATCGTGGGGGGAAGTTCACTCACCCATCCCTTTCTTCTGGAACAGGTGAAGACCTTTTTGGTGCCTGCTCTGGCCTCCCGGGCAGGCGTCAAAAAATAG